From Lagopus muta isolate bLagMut1 chromosome 15, bLagMut1 primary, whole genome shotgun sequence, the proteins below share one genomic window:
- the UBALD1 gene encoding UBA-like domain-containing protein 1, whose amino-acid sequence MDELKHQVMINQFVLAAGCAADQAKQLLQAAHWQFETALSAFFQETNIPYSHHHQMMCTPANTPATPPNFPDALTMFSRLKASESFNSSSPVASMATSPPPPAPPLPQHGAFNPAWPTASPPGQQQTMWTPTPPAQPAGWPATVSQQATAEQKANVTMEAER is encoded by the exons ATGGACGAGCTCAAGCACCAAGTGATGATCAACCAGTTCGTGCTGGCGGCCGGCTGCGCCGCCGACCAggccaagcagctgctgcaggcggCACACTGGCAGTTCGAG actgcGCTCAGTGCTTTTTTCCAAGAAACAAACATCCCCTACAGCCACCACCATCAGATG ATGTGCACTCCTGCCAACACACCAGCCACGCCGCCCAACTTCCCCGACGCCCTCACCATGTTCTCCCGCCTCAAGGCCTCCGAGAGcttcaacagcagcagccctgtggcCTCTATGGCGACATCCCCGCCACCCCCGGCCCCACCGCTGCCCCAGCACGGGGCCTTCAACCCTGCCTGGCCCACGGCCTCACCCCCCGGCCAGCAGCAGACCATGTGGACTCCAACCCCCCCAGCGCAGCCCGCGGGCTGGCCCGCCACCGTCTCCCAGCAGGCCACGGCAGAACAGAAGGCCAACGTGACCATGGAGGCAGAGAGATGA